The following are encoded in a window of Phaseolus vulgaris cultivar G19833 chromosome 3, P. vulgaris v2.0, whole genome shotgun sequence genomic DNA:
- the LOC137807359 gene encoding uncharacterized protein isoform X2 has product MDHRAVEQAERINSSKSPVLEYCGGAVSPEMEPPKLLWVKENLQESWSMVFRWMDLSDWLSYRATGDDTRSLCTTVCKWTYLGHAHMHHVNDKNSRDMEACGWDDDFWEEIGLGDLIEGHHAKIGRSVAFPGHPLGSGLTPAAAKELGLVPGIPVGTSLIDAHAGGVGVIESVPPSEAEEHDKEAICNRMVLVCGTSTCHMAVSQSKLFIPGVWGPFWSAMVPEYWLTEGGQSATGALLDHIIENHAASTLLANRAASQNISVFELLNKMLETVIVEQNLPFVAALTEDVHVLPDFHGNRSPLADPKAKGVIYGLTLDTSEKQLALLYLAAVQGIAYGTRHIVEHCNANGHKISTLLACGGLSKNSIFIQEHADIIGCPIILPRESESVLLGAAILGAVATRKYHNLGEAMKALNAPGEVIHPSKNPTVKKYHDVKYKIFRGLYEQQLSYRSMIAQALS; this is encoded by the exons ATGGATCATCGAGCCGTAGAACAAGCTGAAAGGATCAATTCCTCTAAATCACCTGTATTGGAGTATTGTGGAGGAGCTGTTTCACCAGAAATGGAGCCTCCGAAG CTTCTATGGGTTAAAGAAAATTTGCAAGAATCTTGGTCAATGGTTTTCAGGTGGATGGACTTGAGTGATTGGTTGTCATACAG GGCGACCGGGGATGATACTCGCAGTCTATGCACCACTGTTTGTAAATGGACTTATCTGGGTCATGCACACATGCATCATGTCAATGATAAAAACTCTCGAGATATGGAAGCTTGTGGATGGGATGATGACTTTTGGGAGGAAATTGGTTTGGGTGATCTTATTGAAGGACATCATGCTAAGATAG GACGAAGTGTTGCTTTCCCTGGCCATCCTCTGGGTTCTGGTCTTACTCCTGCAGCAGCAAAG GAACTGGGTCTGGTACCGGGGATTCCTGTTGGGACATCACTCATAGATGCTCATGCTGGTGGTGTGGGGGTAATTGAAAGTGTGCCACCATCAGAAGCTGAAG AACATGACAAGGAAGCTATTTGCAATCGTATGGTGTTAGTTTGTGGAACTTCTACATGCCATATGGCTGTATCCCAGAGCAAATTGTTTATTCCAGGGGTTTGGGGTCCATTTTGGTCAG CAATGGTACCAGAATATTGGCTAACCGAAGGTGGGCAGAGTGCTACTGGTGCATTATTGGATCATATAATCGAAAATCATGCTGCTTCTACACTCCTTGCAAATCGAGCTGCTTCCCAAA ATATTTCAGTGTTTGAGCTTCTGAACAAGATGTTGGAAACAGTGATAGTTGAGCAGAACCTACCCTTTGTTGCTGCCTTGACTGAAGATGTACATGTTCTTCCTGACTTTCATGGGAATAG GTCTCCCCTTGCAGATCCAAAAGCAAAAGGTGTCATCTATGGTTTGACACTTGACACAAGTGAGAAACAGTTGGCTCTTCTTTACCTGGCAGCTGTGCAGGGCATTGCATATGGCACACGTCACATTGTAGAGCATTGCAATGCTAATGGTCACAAA ATCAGCACACTACTTGCGTGTGGTGGCCTTTCAAAGAATTCTATCTTCATTCAGGAACATGCTGATATTATTG GTTGCCCCATAATTCTTCCAAGGGAAAGTGAATCTGTGCTCTTAGGTGCGGCTATTCTGGGTGCTGTTGCTACAAGGAAATATCATAATCTTGGCGAGGCCATGAAAGCCCTGAATGCACCTGGCGAG GTCATTCATCCATCTAAGAATCCAACGGTCAAAAAGTACCATGATGTCAAATACAAGATCTTCCGTGGCCTTTATGAACAGCAGCTCTCTTATCGTTCCATGATTGCCCAAGCCTTATCATAG